One Terriglobales bacterium genomic region harbors:
- a CDS encoding electron transfer flavoprotein subunit alpha/FixB family protein, with protein MSAAILVLAEHLKGAMADITFEMLGVGRKIAAAEGRQVHAVLLGTGVTPLAGRLGAADSVLLADEPGLEQPSAEVVVPLLQQLMNQKQAGLVLMGGTNACFGLGAQLSARVKLPFVNFCKDARADGGALVLTSQLFGGKILSDVKLADGRGIVSVYPGAFPAEAGRSEQAPAVEKVTVPPASPKIVFKRYVEPDTSDVDITKQSVLVAVGRGIQSQDNVGLAEELAQSLGGAVCASRPVIDQGWLPLSRQVGKSGMTVKPRLYLAFGISGAPEHWDGMQNSECIISVNTDPKAPIFDGSHYGVVGDAVELIPLLTEKIKAKKG; from the coding sequence ATGAGTGCCGCAATTCTCGTTTTGGCGGAGCACCTCAAAGGCGCGATGGCTGACATCACGTTTGAAATGCTCGGGGTTGGCCGCAAGATCGCCGCGGCTGAGGGCCGCCAGGTTCACGCCGTGCTGCTCGGCACGGGCGTCACGCCGCTCGCCGGGCGCCTGGGCGCTGCCGACAGCGTGCTGCTCGCGGACGAACCGGGCCTGGAACAGCCGTCGGCGGAGGTGGTCGTTCCCCTGCTCCAGCAGCTCATGAACCAGAAACAGGCCGGATTGGTGCTCATGGGCGGCACCAACGCCTGCTTTGGCCTGGGTGCGCAGCTTTCGGCGCGGGTGAAGCTGCCCTTTGTAAACTTCTGCAAGGACGCCCGCGCCGACGGCGGCGCCCTCGTGCTCACAAGCCAGTTGTTCGGCGGCAAGATCCTATCGGATGTCAAGCTCGCGGACGGCCGGGGTATCGTGAGCGTCTATCCCGGCGCCTTTCCCGCTGAGGCCGGCCGAAGCGAGCAGGCGCCCGCCGTCGAGAAAGTCACGGTCCCGCCCGCCAGCCCGAAGATCGTCTTCAAGCGCTACGTCGAGCCCGACACCAGCGACGTCGACATCACGAAGCAGAGCGTGCTGGTGGCGGTCGGCCGCGGCATCCAATCCCAGGACAACGTCGGGCTCGCGGAGGAGCTGGCCCAAAGCCTCGGCGGGGCGGTGTGCGCTTCGCGCCCGGTGATCGACCAAGGTTGGTTGCCGCTGAGCCGCCAGGTCGGCAAGTCCGGCATGACGGTGAAGCCGCGGCTTTACCTCGCGTTCGGCATCAGCGGCGCCCCCGAGCACTGGGATGGCATGCAGAACTCGGAGTGCATCATCTCCGTCAACACCGACCCCAAGGCGCCCATTTTCGACGGCTCCCACTACGGTGTCGTCGGCGACGCCGTGGAGCTGATTCCGCTGCTGACCGAAAAGATCAAGGCCAAGAAGGGCTAG
- a CDS encoding (Fe-S)-binding protein → MDPIQISVFGVPGVGVLWLLTLVAFGVFGWRVWQLIGLLRRGRFENRFDQIVRRAWHACRHVLLQPRIFGERSIGLPHFLIFWGFVVYVVCFNWALLRGLLPFLPIPYPDAVGPAALFLDVFSVLVLVSLGVAVARRLFFAPPHLHLSFDANLILALIGVLMLSVLFGAGFRLAAGDPGATWTPFGRLLAPAFGGLPAHTAHALGAAMWWLHMTVVLGFLVYLPYSKHLHLLASPFNVFFSGAVTRPLGDLTIPGAKEDVAPGASKWEELTWKQLLSGFSCAECGRCDRACPATAAGYPLEPQQIAQKIKRHMMQTGLAKAGGNGNGGAPKLIGDVITEAELWACTTCMACMTRCAVWNEQIPLIIALRRHLVSEGAVERTVQDMLANLTRYGNSFGKSDRMRARWVQSSGLKIKDARKEPVEYLWFVGDYASYDPRCEEVTRKTAKIFAQSGLDFGLLYEGERNAGNDVRRVGEEGLFEMLKEKNLQSLAKAKYRAIVTTDPHTFNTLKNEYPGNGDRAPVKHYTEVLDELLQAGRLPLKKKLTGRVTYHDPCYLGRYNGIYEAPRRVLRALGLEVVEMPRTRDRSHCCGAGGGRIWMEDKEKIAERPAENRIREAVALGDVPTLVVACPKDIAMFRDAVKTTGAEARLAVKDIAELVADALEI, encoded by the coding sequence ATGGATCCCATCCAAATCTCGGTCTTCGGCGTGCCGGGGGTTGGAGTGTTGTGGTTGCTGACCCTGGTGGCCTTCGGTGTTTTTGGCTGGCGCGTCTGGCAGCTGATCGGGCTGCTGCGCCGGGGCCGCTTCGAGAACCGCTTCGATCAAATCGTCCGGCGCGCCTGGCATGCGTGCCGCCACGTGCTCCTGCAGCCGCGCATTTTTGGCGAACGCAGCATCGGCCTGCCGCACTTTCTCATCTTCTGGGGCTTCGTGGTGTACGTCGTCTGCTTCAACTGGGCGCTGCTGCGCGGGCTCCTGCCTTTCCTGCCGATTCCCTACCCCGACGCCGTGGGCCCCGCCGCGCTTTTTCTCGATGTCTTCTCGGTGCTGGTGCTAGTTTCGCTGGGCGTGGCGGTGGCGCGGCGCCTGTTCTTTGCCCCGCCCCACCTGCACCTGAGTTTCGACGCCAACCTCATCCTCGCCCTCATCGGCGTGCTGATGCTGAGCGTGCTTTTCGGCGCGGGCTTCCGCCTCGCGGCGGGCGATCCCGGCGCCACCTGGACGCCGTTCGGCCGGCTGCTCGCGCCCGCCTTCGGCGGCCTGCCGGCGCACACGGCCCACGCGCTCGGCGCCGCCATGTGGTGGCTGCACATGACCGTGGTGCTCGGCTTCCTGGTCTACCTGCCCTATTCCAAGCACCTTCACCTTCTCGCCTCGCCCTTCAACGTGTTCTTCAGCGGCGCCGTCACGCGTCCCCTGGGCGACCTGACAATCCCCGGCGCCAAGGAGGACGTGGCCCCCGGCGCGTCGAAATGGGAGGAGCTCACCTGGAAACAGCTCCTCAGCGGCTTCTCCTGCGCGGAATGCGGCCGCTGCGACCGCGCCTGCCCGGCCACCGCGGCCGGGTATCCGCTGGAGCCGCAGCAGATCGCCCAGAAGATCAAGCGCCACATGATGCAGACCGGCCTGGCCAAGGCGGGTGGCAATGGCAACGGCGGCGCGCCGAAGCTCATTGGCGACGTGATCACGGAGGCCGAGCTGTGGGCCTGCACCACCTGCATGGCCTGCATGACCCGCTGCGCGGTCTGGAACGAACAGATCCCGCTCATCATCGCGCTGCGGCGCCACCTCGTCAGCGAGGGCGCGGTCGAGCGCACGGTGCAGGACATGCTCGCCAACCTCACCCGGTACGGCAACTCGTTTGGCAAATCCGACCGCATGCGCGCGCGCTGGGTCCAGAGCTCCGGGCTCAAGATCAAGGATGCGCGCAAGGAACCGGTGGAGTATCTCTGGTTCGTGGGCGACTACGCCTCCTACGATCCGCGCTGCGAGGAGGTGACGCGCAAGACGGCGAAGATCTTCGCGCAGTCCGGCCTCGACTTCGGCCTCCTCTACGAGGGCGAGCGCAACGCCGGCAACGACGTGCGGCGCGTGGGCGAGGAGGGCCTCTTCGAGATGCTCAAGGAGAAGAACCTTCAGAGCCTCGCCAAGGCGAAGTACCGGGCCATCGTCACGACCGATCCGCACACGTTCAACACCCTGAAGAACGAGTACCCGGGCAACGGCGATCGCGCGCCGGTGAAGCACTACACCGAGGTGCTCGACGAGCTGCTGCAGGCCGGCCGGTTGCCGCTCAAGAAAAAGCTCACCGGCCGGGTGACCTATCACGATCCCTGCTACCTCGGCCGCTACAACGGCATTTACGAGGCGCCGCGCCGCGTGCTGCGCGCGCTCGGCCTCGAGGTGGTGGAAATGCCGCGCACGCGCGACCGGAGCCATTGCTGCGGCGCGGGCGGCGGCCGCATCTGGATGGAAGACAAGGAGAAGATCGCCGAGCGCCCGGCCGAGAACCGCATCCGCGAGGCCGTGGCTCTGGGCGACGTGCCGACTCTGGTCGTCGCCTGCCCCAAGGACATTGCGATGTTCCGCGACGCCGTGAAAACCACCGGCGCCGAGGCGCGGCTCGCGGTGAAAGACATCGCCGAACTCGTCGCCGACGCGCTGGAAATCTGA